A single Pseudomonas sp. DC1.2 DNA region contains:
- a CDS encoding class II fumarate hydratase, producing the protein MSRIETDSLGEVEVPDDAYWGAQTQRSLINFAIGQERMPLAVLHALALIKKAAARVNDRNGDLPADIARLIEQAADEVLDGSHDDQFPLVVWQTGSGTQSNMNVNEVIAGRANELAGNPRGGKIPVHPNDHVNRSQSSNDCFPTAMHIAAVQAVQQQLLPAISELSGGLAELAARHMKLVKTGRTHMMDATPITFGQELSAFIAQLDYAERAIRSAMPAVCELAQGGTAVGTGLNSPHGFGEAIAAELAALSGLPFVTAPNKFAALAGHEPLTTLSGALKTLAVTLMKIANDLRLLGSGPRAGFAEVKLPANEPGSSIMPGKVNPTQCEALSMLACQVMGNDVTLGFAASQGHLQLNVFKPVIIHNLLQSIRLLADGCSNFQQHCVAGLEPDAAKMAEHLERGLMLVTALNPHIGYDKSAEIAKKAYAEGLTLREAALQLGYLTDEQFDAWVRPENMLEAGVKG; encoded by the coding sequence ATGAGCCGTATCGAAACCGACAGCCTTGGCGAGGTTGAAGTCCCGGATGACGCTTACTGGGGCGCTCAGACCCAACGCTCGCTGATCAACTTCGCCATCGGTCAGGAGCGCATGCCCTTGGCGGTGCTGCACGCTCTGGCGCTAATCAAGAAAGCCGCGGCCCGGGTCAACGATCGTAACGGTGACCTGCCCGCCGATATCGCCCGGCTGATCGAGCAGGCGGCCGATGAAGTGCTCGACGGTAGCCATGACGATCAATTCCCGCTGGTGGTCTGGCAGACCGGCAGCGGCACCCAAAGCAACATGAACGTCAACGAAGTGATCGCCGGTCGCGCCAACGAGCTGGCCGGCAATCCGCGCGGTGGCAAGATACCGGTCCATCCCAACGATCACGTCAACCGCTCGCAAAGTTCCAACGACTGCTTTCCCACCGCCATGCACATCGCAGCGGTTCAGGCCGTGCAGCAACAGTTACTGCCTGCGATCAGCGAACTGTCGGGCGGGCTGGCCGAGCTGGCGGCGCGCCACATGAAACTGGTCAAGACCGGGCGCACCCACATGATGGACGCCACACCGATCACCTTCGGTCAGGAGTTGTCGGCGTTTATAGCGCAACTCGACTACGCCGAGCGGGCCATCCGGAGCGCGATGCCGGCCGTCTGTGAATTGGCACAGGGCGGCACCGCCGTTGGCACGGGTTTGAATTCGCCTCACGGTTTTGGTGAAGCAATCGCCGCCGAATTGGCCGCCCTCTCGGGCCTGCCTTTCGTCACCGCGCCGAACAAGTTTGCCGCACTGGCGGGGCATGAACCGTTGACAACCCTGTCGGGCGCGCTGAAAACCCTGGCCGTGACCCTGATGAAAATTGCCAACGACCTGCGCTTGCTGGGTTCCGGGCCACGTGCCGGTTTCGCGGAAGTAAAACTGCCCGCCAACGAGCCCGGCAGTTCGATCATGCCGGGCAAGGTTAACCCGACCCAGTGTGAAGCCCTGTCGATGCTCGCCTGCCAAGTCATGGGCAACGACGTCACCCTCGGATTTGCGGCGAGTCAGGGACACCTGCAACTGAACGTGTTCAAACCAGTGATCATCCACAACCTGCTGCAATCCATCCGTCTGCTGGCCGATGGTTGCTCCAACTTCCAGCAGCATTGCGTGGCAGGGTTAGAACCAGATGCCGCGAAAATGGCGGAACATCTGGAACGTGGGTTGATGCTGGTGACGGCGTTGAACCCGCACATTGGTTACGACAAATCCGCAGAGATAGCCAAGAAGGCTTACGCCGAAGGGCTGACGCTGCGCGAAGCGGCGTTGCAGTTGGGCTACCTGACGGATGAACAGTTCGATGCCTGGGTGCGGCCGGAAAATATGCTGGAGGCCGGCGTCAAGGGCTGA
- a CDS encoding DMT family transporter — MHISSGRWVYGFFLALLTALLWGILPIKLKQVLLVMDPVTVTWFRLLVSGGCLFLYLATTRRLPSRKVLGPRGGWLVLMAVLGLVGNYVLYLMGLNLLSPGTAQLVVQMGPILLLIASLFVFKERFSIGQGVGLLVLLIGFALFFNQRLAELLTSLSDYTAGVLMILAASTVWTFYALGQKQLLTVWNSLQVMMVIYLFCALLLTPWVHPLEALQLSPLQGWLLLACCLNTLIAYGAFAEALAHWEASRVSATLAVTPLVTFVAVALAAWLWPEYVHAEQINALGYGGAVLVVLGSALVALGPSLIAGLRARRMRMA; from the coding sequence ATGCATATTTCATCGGGGCGCTGGGTGTATGGGTTTTTCCTGGCCTTATTGACCGCGCTGCTGTGGGGAATCCTGCCGATCAAACTCAAGCAAGTGCTGCTGGTGATGGACCCGGTCACGGTGACCTGGTTTCGTCTGCTGGTCTCCGGCGGTTGCCTGTTTCTGTACCTGGCGACGACCCGGCGCCTTCCCAGTCGCAAAGTGCTGGGCCCCAGAGGGGGCTGGCTGGTGTTAATGGCTGTTCTGGGGTTGGTGGGAAATTACGTGCTGTACCTGATGGGCCTGAACCTTCTCAGTCCCGGCACTGCGCAACTGGTGGTACAGATGGGCCCCATCCTGTTGCTGATTGCCAGCCTATTCGTGTTCAAGGAACGCTTCAGCATCGGGCAAGGGGTGGGTCTGTTGGTGCTGTTGATCGGCTTCGCGCTGTTTTTCAATCAGCGCCTGGCCGAGTTGCTCACTTCGCTGAGCGATTACACCGCCGGGGTGCTGATGATATTAGCTGCGTCCACGGTCTGGACTTTCTATGCCCTGGGGCAGAAGCAATTGCTCACAGTGTGGAATTCGTTGCAGGTCATGATGGTGATTTACCTGTTCTGTGCCTTGCTGCTGACGCCGTGGGTGCATCCGCTGGAAGCGCTGCAACTAAGCCCGCTGCAAGGCTGGCTGCTGCTGGCGTGTTGCTTGAACACGCTGATTGCCTATGGCGCTTTTGCTGAGGCGCTGGCGCACTGGGAGGCATCGCGGGTCAGCGCGACCTTGGCGGTCACGCCGTTGGTGACCTTTGTCGCCGTGGCACTGGCCGCGTGGTTGTGGCCAGAGTACGTGCATGCCGAGCAGATCAATGCGTTGGGTTATGGCGGGGCGGTGCTGGTGGTGCTGGGTTCGGCGCTGGTAGCGTTGGGACCCTCATTAATAGCCGGACTCAGGGCGCGCCGGATGCGCATGGCGTGA
- a CDS encoding DUF6316 family protein, with amino-acid sequence MYGMRAQDNAPATHFRSDRLCRVNGRLYFNTRENTLEGPFDSPDVALREIQAYIERMQTLCINP; translated from the coding sequence ATGTACGGCATGCGCGCCCAGGACAACGCCCCCGCCACGCACTTCCGCAGTGACCGGTTGTGCCGGGTAAATGGTCGTTTGTACTTCAACACTCGAGAAAACACTCTCGAAGGGCCGTTTGACAGCCCCGACGTAGCGCTGAGGGAAATTCAGGCGTACATCGAGCGGATGCAGACGTTGTGTATCAACCCATAA
- a CDS encoding thiolase family protein yields the protein MREVVIVDSVRTGLAKSFRGKFNQTRPDDMAAHCVNALLTRNDIDPASVEDCIVGAGSNEGAQGYNIGRNVAVLSQLGIGTAGMTLNRFCSSGLQAIAIAANQIASGCSDIIVAGGVESISLTMKSVNTDHLINPLLKENVPGIYFPMGQTAEIVACRYHVSREEQDVYALQSQQRTAHAQAAGLFDDEIVPMAVTYRVEDKLTGQVQLVQGVVDRDDYNRPDTTLQSLAALKPVFAEDGSVTAGNASQLSDGASMTLVMSLDKALELGLKPKAFFRGFTVAGCAPDEMGIGPVFSVPKLLKAKGLQVADIDLWELNEAFASQCLYSRNRLEIDNAKYNVNGGSISIGHPFGMTGSRQVGHLVRELQRRHVRYGIVTMCVGGGMGATGLFEAVL from the coding sequence ATGCGTGAAGTGGTGATCGTCGACAGCGTGCGGACCGGCCTGGCCAAATCCTTTCGCGGTAAGTTCAACCAGACCCGTCCAGACGACATGGCGGCCCACTGCGTGAACGCGCTGCTTACTCGTAACGACATTGACCCGGCCAGCGTCGAGGACTGCATCGTCGGGGCCGGCTCCAACGAAGGTGCTCAGGGCTACAACATCGGGCGCAATGTCGCGGTGCTCTCGCAACTGGGCATCGGCACGGCGGGCATGACCCTCAACCGATTCTGCTCTTCGGGCTTGCAGGCCATTGCCATTGCTGCGAACCAGATCGCCTCGGGTTGCAGCGACATCATTGTCGCCGGCGGCGTCGAGTCCATCAGCCTGACCATGAAAAGCGTCAACACCGACCACCTGATCAACCCGTTGCTCAAGGAAAACGTGCCGGGTATCTACTTCCCTATGGGGCAGACGGCGGAAATCGTTGCGTGTCGTTACCATGTCAGCCGCGAAGAGCAGGATGTGTACGCGCTGCAAAGTCAGCAGCGCACTGCCCACGCGCAAGCCGCCGGGCTGTTTGATGATGAAATCGTGCCCATGGCGGTGACGTACCGGGTTGAAGACAAACTCACAGGCCAGGTGCAATTAGTTCAAGGGGTTGTCGATCGCGACGACTACAACCGGCCGGACACCACTTTGCAAAGTCTGGCTGCGTTGAAACCGGTGTTTGCCGAGGACGGTTCGGTGACCGCTGGTAACGCTTCGCAGTTGTCCGATGGCGCGTCCATGACCTTGGTGATGAGCCTGGATAAAGCGCTGGAGCTGGGATTAAAACCCAAAGCGTTCTTCCGTGGTTTCACGGTGGCCGGGTGTGCTCCGGATGAAATGGGCATCGGCCCGGTGTTCTCCGTGCCCAAATTACTCAAGGCCAAGGGCTTGCAAGTGGCCGATATTGATCTGTGGGAACTGAACGAAGCCTTTGCTTCACAGTGCCTCTACAGCCGTAATCGATTGGAAATCGATAACGCGAAGTACAACGTCAACGGTGGCTCGATTTCTATCGGCCATCCCTTTGGCATGACCGGGTCGCGGCAGGTCGGTCATCTGGTGCGAGAGCTGCAACGGCGCCATGTGCGCTATGGCATCGTCACTATGTGTGTCGGCGGCGGGATGGGGGCTACGGGGCTGTTTGAGGCGGTGCTTTAA